From the Paracholeplasma morum genome, one window contains:
- the plsY gene encoding glycerol-3-phosphate 1-O-acyltransferase PlsY, giving the protein MENMLLQLGLIIVAYLVGSIPNGLWIGKVFLGIDIRQLGSKNIGTSNAIRVMGLKYGILTFLLDALKGALPILLVYLLRRTNDLETTIEIFNRAYDYAILFGVVAVIGHTFPIFNQLKGGKAVASSAGIVLSLTPFAGIACILVYIAVVAITKYASLGSTFAALTVFIVSLIEFYLPDKSLLDNLFVIIIYALMILFIFYRHIENYKRLFNGTENKMSFKKKTQ; this is encoded by the coding sequence ATGGAGAATATGTTATTACAATTAGGTTTAATTATTGTTGCTTATCTTGTCGGTTCTATACCGAATGGACTATGGATAGGTAAAGTGTTTTTAGGAATTGATATTAGACAACTCGGTTCAAAAAACATTGGAACTTCAAATGCCATTAGAGTAATGGGCTTGAAGTATGGAATACTGACATTTTTATTGGATGCATTGAAAGGTGCATTACCAATTCTACTCGTTTATTTATTGAGAAGAACAAATGACTTAGAGACTACTATTGAGATCTTTAACCGCGCTTATGACTATGCGATATTGTTTGGTGTAGTGGCTGTTATTGGTCATACATTCCCGATTTTTAATCAATTAAAAGGTGGAAAAGCAGTTGCTTCATCTGCTGGAATCGTATTATCATTAACACCATTTGCTGGTATTGCATGCATACTTGTGTACATTGCAGTGGTTGCTATTACAAAGTATGCCTCGCTTGGTTCTACTTTTGCTGCTCTAACGGTTTTCATCGTATCACTCATTGAATTTTATCTTCCTGATAAATCGCTTCTAGATAATTTGTTTGTAATCATTATCTATGCTTTAATGATTCTATTCATCTTTTATAGACACATAGAAAACTACAAGCGTTTGTTTAACGGTACTGAAAATAAGATGTCTTTCAAGAAGAAAACGCAATAA
- a CDS encoding YneF family protein — MGTLGEILSIVGALVLGLILGFFLARAWFKKYLKKNPPVNERMIREMMRQMGRTPSEKQVRQVMSSMNQTK; from the coding sequence ATGGGAACATTAGGCGAAATTTTATCCATTGTTGGTGCCTTAGTATTAGGACTTATATTGGGTTTCTTCCTAGCAAGAGCGTGGTTTAAGAAGTATTTAAAGAAAAATCCACCAGTTAACGAACGAATGATTCGTGAAATGATGAGACAAATGGGCAGAACTCCATCTGAAAAACAAGTAAGACAAGTCATGAGTTCAATGAACCAAACAAAATAG
- a CDS encoding DUF362 domain-containing protein, with the protein MPRWIDDTCIACGSCQAVCPVDCISEGDIYVIDEDVCIDCGACQEVCPVGAISER; encoded by the coding sequence ATGCCAAGATGGATTGATGACACTTGTATTGCATGCGGGTCATGTCAAGCAGTTTGTCCAGTTGATTGTATCTCTGAAGGGGATATCTACGTTATCGATGAAGATGTTTGCATCGATTGCGGCGCTTGTCAAGAAGTTTGCCCTGTAGGAGCAATTTCAGAAAGATAA